The Limanda limanda chromosome 13, fLimLim1.1, whole genome shotgun sequence genome has a window encoding:
- the nfatc4 gene encoding nuclear factor of activated T-cells, cytoplasmic 4, with translation MGAAPGSGWEEGEFEFKLVFEEDPPPRQREGPAGPVRPAEPESSGPGEEEEEGPLLRLEPGNSSLVTDNHLAATHTAHSISIPSSPPSASQRAGMHSPPPRRAAVRDFSGTYESLPARSVQVSESRVVECPSIQITTISPEDDPAPTISSYWDMGGGGGGWDRERLYLPLLDPFSYRDRCPGSLSPSPASSPSSRGWLSPASSCDSLLVEEEELNEAAVNFGLSPSSRPTSPGGKKRRNSPLASPCTSRRGSYSEELQGFNLEGGDSHLNSQAPPSSCELSIPQKTRKTSLEQLSPREAEQEQAPGHASHCPLPESQQPRREPPPLGMDYLSVPPALAWGRTRASSHSPLFRSNALPPLDWPLPSQFDQYELRIEVQPRPHHRAHYETEGSRGAVKATPSGHPVVKLCGYTERKPLSLQVFVGTADDRSIRPHPFYQIHRVTGKMVGTASHESVQAGTKVLDIPLNPENNMTALIDCAGILKLRNSDIELRKGETDVGRKNTRVRLVFRTHLHLAPPAAPPGRVLALQAASLPIECSQRSAQELPVIESVSITSCSVEGGEELLLSGTNFLPISRVLFMERGTDGKLQWEEEAHVDRDNSNEGLLCVRVPAYSDLSVSRPVSLSLYVSNGKRKRSSTHCFKYLPILFKEEEPLLSRPSALPLDRGTLCPPEGPLRMDRGFHVRGDPLAEDRGLGFNLPPYPSTYSPPCPPMSYHEEYCSTPDAGGEEPAGSRAGLSERHPSFENLELGFTELLPPLYPRGPQPPSPSPSPWLDSPYLSSSPSPSHSSSLSPFPASSPISTSPLPPMSTSPYPQYSAYSQEVCPSPPSNPSPYQDMFPAPYSHYDGWDPQGRVMGMGHGGERDAKMQDCPLEFSSSVSMHHITFEEVSEFIGEDIQSYQSTSHMDNQPN, from the exons ATGGGGGCCGCGCCGGGCTCCggatgggaggaaggagagTTCGAGTTCAAGCTGGTGTTCGAGGAGGATCCTCCGccgaggcagagagaggggcCGGCGGGTCCGGTGCGTCCAGCCGAGCCGGAGAGCTCCGGgcccggggaggaggaggaggagggcccGCTGCTGCGCCTGGAGCCCGGGAACAGCAGCCTGG TTACAGACAACCACTTGGCTGCCACTCACACCGCTCACTCCATCAGCATCCCCAGCTCGCCGCCCTCAGCCAGTCAGCGGGCCGGGATGCACTCGCCCCCCCCACGCCGGGCCGCGGTCCGAGACTTCAGCGGGACCTACGAGAGCCTGCCAGCTCGCTCGGTGCAG GTGTCGGAGTCTCGTGTGGTCGAGTGTCCGAGCATCCAGATCACCACCATCTCCCCCGAAGACGACCCAGCACCGACCATCTCCAGCTACTGGGACATGggcggtggaggaggtgggtgggACCGCGAGCGCCTCTACCTCCCCCTGCTGGACCCCTTCAGCTACCGGGACAGATGCCCCGGCTCCCTCAGCCCCAGCCCGGCCTCCAGCCCCTCCTCCCGAGGCTGGCTCAGCCCCGCCTCCAGCTGCGACTccctgctggtggaggaggaggagctcaacGAGGCCGCCGTCAATTTCGGGCTCTCGCCGTCATCCAGGCCAACTTCCCCCGGGGGTAAAAAGCGCCGAAACTCCCCTCTGGCCTCGCCATGCACCTCGCGGAGGGGCAGTTACTCAGAGGAACTGCAGGGGTTCAACCTGGAGGGCGGAGACTCACACCTCAACTCACAAGCTCCGCCCAGCAGCTGCGAGCTCAGCATCCCTCAGAAAACCAGGAAGACGTCGTTGGAACAG TTGTCTCCCAGGGAGGCGGAGCAGGAGCAGGCTCCAGGCCACGCCTCCCACTGCCCACTGCCCGAGAGCCAGCAGCCCAGGAGAGAGCCCCCTCCTCTGGGCATGGACTACCTCTCTGTGCCCCCTGCTCTGGCCTGGGGCCGGACCCGAGCCAGCAGCCACAGCCCCCTGTTcag GTCTAACGCTCTGCCTCCGCTGGACTGGCCGCTGCCGTCCCAGTTCGACCAGTACGAGCTGCGTATCGAGGTGCAGCCGCGGCCTCACCACAGAGCGCACTACGAGACGGAGGGCAGCCGGGGGGCCGTCAAGGCCACGCCCTCAGGACATCCTGTCGTCAAG ctgTGTGGATACACTGAGAGGAAACCGCTCTCTCTTCAGGTCTTCGTCGGAACAGCGGACGACAGATCCATCAGGCCGCATCCTTTCTATCAGATCCACAG ggtCACGGGGAAGATGGTGGGCACTGCCAGTCATGAGAGCGTTCAGGCCGGGACCAAAGTGCTGGACATCCCCCTGAACCCCGAGAACAACATGACCGCACT CATCGACTGTGCAGGGATCCTGAAGCTGAGGAACTCGGACATCGAGCTGAGGAAAGGGGAAACGGACGTCGGCAGGAAGAACACTCGTGTGCGTTTGGTGTTTCGCACCCACCTCCATctagcgccccctgcagccccGCCTGGACGGGTCCTGGCTCTGCAGGCGGCCTCGCTGCCCATCGAATGCT CCCAGCGCTCGGCCCAGGAGCTTCCGGTCATCGAGTCGGtcagcatcacttcctgttccgtGGAGGGCGGAGAGGAACTTCTGCTGAGTGGCACCAACTTCCTGCCGATCTCCAGGGTCCTTTTcatggagagagggacag ATGGTAAGTtacagtgggaggaggaggctcaTGTCGACCGTGACAACAGCAACGAG GGTTTGCTGTGCGTGAGAGTTCCCGCCTACAGCGACCTGTCCGTCAGCCGGCCCGTGTCCCTCAGTCTGTACGTGTCCAacgggaagaggaagagaagcagcaCTCACTGCTTCAAGTATCTCCCCA TCCTGTttaaggaggaggagcctctgCTGTCCCGGCCGTCGGCGCTGCCTCTGGACAGGGGGACGCTGTGTCCTCCCGAGGGTCCGCTCCGGATGGACAGGGGCTTCCACGTGAGGGGCGACCCCCTGGCTGAGGACCGAGGCCTGGGCTTCAACCTGCCCCCCTACCCTTCCACCTACTCTCCTCCCTGCCCCCCCATGAGCTACCACGAGGAGTACTGCTCCACGCCCGACGCCGGGGGGGAGGAGCCGGCCGGGTCCAGAGCCGGCCTCTCCGAGCGCCACCCCAGCTTTGAGAACCTGGAGCTGGGCTTCACCgagctcctccctcctctgtacCCCCGCGGGCCGCagcccccctccccttctccctccccGTGGCTGGACTCACCCTACCtgtcctcctcaccctccccctcccactcctcctccctcagcccGTTCCCAGCCAGCAGTCccatctccacctcccctcTGCCTCCCATGTCCACCTCCCCTTACCCCCAGTACTCTGCTTATTCTCAGGAGGTGtgtccctcccctccctccaacCCCAGTCCCTATCAGGACATGTTCCCAGCGCCCTACTCCCATTATGACGGCTGGGACCCCCAGGGAAGGGTGATGGGGATGGGACatgggggagagagggatgccAAGATGCAAGACTGCCCCCTGGAGTTTAGCAGCTCGGTGTCGATGCACCACATTACCTTCGAAGAGG
- the ltb4r2b gene encoding leukotriene B4 receptor 2b: MNAAMYRDIFDENLLQSALDLRLGQRFIFQQDNKPYWLGDNSVNVLEWPKTCREKKVCVETRLLFAAVLPTLGMFPHAASCTELLQALNSSETEIQTPSIMKNLSHFPSVSTQGDGNPESDSVVSNDFSTSFGALILGLVCLLGVPGNFFIVWSILARVRRRSVTTILILNLACADGFLMILTIFFIAYLAKQTWVFGNGLCKVLFYLCNSNMYASIFLITLMSVHRMVAVVFPLKLPFVASKKIVRRVIMVMWALVLLIAIPSLVFRDVRIDKNEQNKSRIVCAPNHTLPTHVRFQYAFETVSGFILPYAIIITCYVLILRRLRQTTFRRKIRSEKLILAIVVMFGAFWLPYHVINMIQVAAMWYPENSRTREILDYITKTSRAITSALAFISSCANPILYTFAGKSYIKKNGFTFMAKLFEGATSDQSGNKTTTTTVGDKDAGYEPASK, encoded by the exons ATGAATGCAGCAATGTACAGAGACATCTTTGATGAAAACCTGCTTCAGAgcgctctggacctcagactggggcAGAGGTTCATCTTCCAACAGGACAACAAACCTTATTGGCTTGGGGACAACTCTGTGAATGTCCTCGAGTGGCCGA aaacctgcagagaaaagaaagtctGTGTTGAAACCCGGCTCTTGTTCGCCGCGGTGCTGCCGACGCTCGGCATGTTCCCGCACGCCGCCTCGTGCACCGAGCTGCTACAGGCTCTGAATAGTTCAGAGACTGA GATCCAAACTCCCTCCATCATGAAGAACCTCAGTCACTTTCCCTCAGTTTCCACTCAGGGCGATGGAAACCCAGAGAGCGACAGCGTCGTGAGCAACGACTTCTCCACGTCCTTCGGCGCCCTCATCCTCGGCCTGGTCTGCCTCCTGGGCGTCCCCGGCAACTTCTTCATCGTCTGGAGCATCCTGGCTCGCGTCCGTCGACGCTCGGTCACCaccatcctcatcctcaaccTGGCGTGTGCCGACGGCTTCCTCATGATCCTCACCATCTTCTTCATCGCCTACCTGGCCAAGCAGACCTGGGTCTTCGGGAACGGCTTGTGCAAGGTCCTGTTCTACCTGTGCAACTCCAACATGTACGCGTCCATCTTCCTGATCACACTGATGAGCGTGCACAGGATGGTGGCGGTGGTGTTTCCCTTGAAACTTCCCTTCGTAGCCAGCAAGAAGATTGTGAGGAGGGTGATCATGGTCATGTGGGCGCTGGTGCTGCTCATCGCGATTCCCTCACTGGTGTTTCGGGACGTGAGAATAGACAAAAACGAACAGAATAAGAGCAGAATTGTGTGTGCGCCCAATCACACCCTTCCTACACAT GTACGTTTCCAGTACGCCTTCGAGACCGTGTCGGGATTCATTCTTCCTTACGCAATCATCATAACCTGCTATGTGCTCATCCTGCGGCGCCTGAGGCAGACCACGTTCCGGAGGAAGATCCGCAGCGAGAAGCTCATCCTGGCCATCGTGGTGATGTTCGGCGCCTTCTGGCTGCCGTACCACGTCATCAACATGATCCAG GTTGCAGCTATGTGGTACCCAGAGAACTCACGCACGAGAGAAAT ACTGGACTACATCACTAAGACGAGTCGGGCCATCACCTCGGCGCTGGCCTTCATCAGCAGCTGTGCCAACCCCATCCTCTACACCTTCGCTGGGAAGTCCTACATCAAGAAGAACGGCTTCACCTTCATGGCGAAGCTGTTCGAGGGAGCGACGTCGGATCAGTCGGGAAACAAGACGACTACAACGACGGTCGGGGACAAAGATGCTGGTTATGAACCAGCTTCCAAGTGA
- the sdr39u1 gene encoding epimerase family protein SDR39U1, with product MRVLIGGGSGFVGRELCRLLRDKGHEVTLISRQPGPGKITWGELKSHGLPPCEGAVNLAGENLMNPLRWWNESYKKDLFSSRIDTTKALAEAIAASPTPPHSWVLVSGVACYKPSLTDQYTEDSDWTPFDFLSKLVKEWEAAALLPEPVAKSTRQVVIRPGAVLGRDGGAMKQMLLPFWLGLGGTLGSGGQPFPWIHVSDLAGIIAHSLEPLADSPPPATQVLNGVAPALNTNYEFTKELGRLLRRPTVFPVPGFVINGLMGSERAIVLTQGQKVVPQRTLEAGFQYQYPDLTSALKEIVGS from the exons ATGAGAGTCTTGATAG GAGGAGGATCGGGCTTCGTGGGCCGGGAGCTGTGCCGTCTGCTCAGAGACAAAGGTCACGAGGTCACACTGATATCTCGCCAGCCGGGTCCAGGGAAAATAACTTGG GGTGAGCTGAAGTCTCATGGCCTCCCACCATGTGAGGGCGCCGTCAACTTGGCTGGAGAGAATCTCATGAACCCACTGAGATG GTGGAATGAAAGCTATAAAAAAGATTTATTCTCCAGTCGCATCGATACGACCAAAGCTCTGGCTGAAGCCATCGCTGCTTCGCCCACGCCCCCCCACTCCTGGGTGCTGGTGTCCGGTGTGG CTTGTTACAAACCCAGTCTGACAGACCAGTATACAGAAGACAGCGACTGGACGCCGTTTGACTTCCTCTCCAAACTCGTCAAAGAGTGGGAGGCGGCTGCGCTGCTTCCTGAGCCGGTGGCAAAGAGCACCAGACAAGTCGTCATCAGACCTG GGGCCGTGCTGGGTCGCGATGGCGGCGCCATGAAGCAGATGCTGCTGCCCTTCTGGCTCGGCCTCGGGGGAACCCTGGGGTCGGGGGGGCAGCCGTTCCCTTGGATCCACGTCTCCGACCTGGCTGGAATCATCGCCCACTCCCTGGAGCCCCTCGCCGACTCCCCCCCGCCTGCCACACAGGTGTTAAACGGAGTCGCACCTGCGTTGAACACCAACTACGAGTTCACCAAAGAGCTGGGCCGGCTGCTGAGGCGACCGACCGTCTTCCCCGTGCCGGGCTTCGTCATTAACGGCCTGATGGGCTCGGAGCGAGCCATCGTCCTCACGCAGGGACAGAAGGTCGTCCCTCAGAGGACGCTCGAGGCCGGGTTCCAGTACCAGTACCCAGACCTGACCTCAGCCCTGAAGGAGATCGTTGGGAGTTAA
- the mettl17 gene encoding methyltransferase-like protein 17, mitochondrial, with protein sequence MAPLSCRVLVLCRGLGAFRRMSTAAQSQSEVDFLKGELHRKHPGVTNLKTLSLPEELQMAARSIIHRTPVNRLAERTHSFANFLWSRKRAVEDVTLRRTAVSLERELWKKAMEKGGDIDEDALGDRIRRKVFSELKRTTYHWTALKYDEELCVVYMAARLAGGYAAVRRALNEIKKRDPSFAPQSLLDFGSGLGTVVWASHSHWAGSLKEMVCVDSSGPMNILAERLLKGDDEQAPAHIQQVYFRQFLPVSPKVQFDLTVAAFTLSEIPGAKEREEAVFTLWRKTGSYLVLVENGTKEGHQILMEARDALLKKQEKTVHDSRPVSVFAPCPHELTCPKLSREHVVPCNFQQMYQPLPLPGHNERQTEKFSYLILTRGGPLEAETEGVNWARLVAPVLRRSRHVHCRTCSPDGNLQHMVVTARKHSRDVYRCARNSDWGDQLPLIERDEEDVQSDSES encoded by the exons ATGGCGCCGCTGAGCTGCAGAGTCCTGGTGCTGTGCCGGGGCCTGGGGGCGTTCAGG AGAATGAGCACAGCTGCCCAGTCCCAGTCGGAGGTAGATTTCCTAAAAGGAGAACTGCACAGGAAGCACCCGGGTGTGACCAACCTGAAAACCCTGAGCCTCCCTGAGGAACTCCAGATGGCTGCAAGGTCCATTATTCACA GGACGCCGGTGAATCGACTGGCCGAGCGCACTCACAGCTTCGCTAACTTCCTGTGGAGCAGGAAACGAGCCGTGGAGGACGTGACCCTGAGACGCACAGCGGTGAGCCTGGAGAGAGAGCTGTGGAAGAAAGCaatggagaagggaggag ATATAGACGAGGACGCACTGGGAGATCGCATCAGGAGGAAAGTGTTCTCAGAGCTCAAGAGGACAACATATCACTGGACTGCCTTAAA gtATGATGAAGAGTTGTGTGTGGTGTACATGGCGGCCCGGCTGGCCGGCGGCTACGCTGCGGTGAGAAGAGCTCTTAACGAG ATCAAGAAGAGGGATCCCTCCTTTGCTCCTCAGTCTCTTCTGGATTTTGGTTCCGGTCTGGGAACAGTCGTCTG GGCGTCCCACTCGCACTGGGCCGGCTCTTTGAAGGAGATGGTGTGTGTGGACAGCTCCGGGCCGATGAACATTCTGGCAGAACGACTTCTCAAAG GCGACGATGAACAGGCTCCAGCTCACATCCAGCAGGTTTATTTCAGACAGTTCCTCCCGGTCTCTCCTAAG GTGCAGTTTGATTTGACGGTTGCAGCTTTTACTCTGTCGGAGATTCCTGGTGCGAAGGAGCGAGAAGAGGCCGTGTTCACCCTGTGGAGGAAGACCGGCTCGTACCTG GTGCTGGTGGAAAATGGGACCAAAGAGGGACATCAGATTCTTATGGAAGCCAGAGACGCGTTATTAAAG aAACAAGAGAAGACGGTCCATGACTCCAGACCGGTGTCCGTGTTCGCTCCC tgtCCGCACGAGCTGACGTGTCCTAAACTGTCCCGAGAGCACGTCGTCCCCTGCAACTTCCAGCAGATGTACCAACCCCTGCCTCTGCCCGGG CACAATGAGCGTCAGACAGAGAAGTTCAGTTACCTGATTCTGACTCGCGGTGGCCCCCTGGAGGCGGAGACAGAAGGTGTGAACTGGGCCCGGCTGGTCGCACCGGTGCTGCGGCGGTCGAGACACGTGCACTGTCGGACGTGTTCGCCCGACGGAAACCTGCAACACATGGTGGTGACGGCTCGAAAACACAGCAG AGACGTGTATCGTTGTGCTCGGAACAGCGACTGGGGAGATCAACTGCCGCTCATTGAAAGAGACGAGGAAGACGTCCAGAGTGATTCAGAGTCATGA
- the parp2 gene encoding poly [ADP-ribose] polymerase 2, which translates to MRRTRSSRSQTPAAAEGGGGEGGEGGGGETRSVTVWQWQGDGGQWELYSPDASALLDAAVSSGETSVSLALGPGTPYQVDLKKMLQINPVTKYKRKIRSQTVKSETVTEASDSTALNGMIVQVKEEEEEKEEEEEEEEKPAAKRRKAQSKSQTKAKKPPKEEIKTEEVTRTLVMKGKAPVDPECKAKLGKAHVYSEGNDVYDVMLNQTNLQFNNNKYYLIQLLKDDSSKLYSVWLRWGRVGKVGQNSLTPCGGDLLKAKDFFKKKFLDKTKNEWEHRATFEKVAGKYDMVFMDYSTNEKQEESTVSIVPKEKKSSTLDVKIQSLLELICDLKTMEECVLEMKFDTRKAPLGKLTSEQIRAGYSALQRIEACLKKKGNQRLLLEACNQFYTRIPHDFGLKTPPLINTEEELKEKIALLEALSDIQIAVKMVQSSEGGDEHPLDRQYSSLQCKLQPLDSSSDEFKVIEKYLLSTHASTHQDYTMSVLDMFSVDRDGESNSFISQIHNRTLLWHGSRLSNWVGILSQGLRVAPPEAPATGYMFGKGIYFADMSSKSANYCFTNQNNHIGLLLLCEVALGDSHELLDADYEAGNLPAGKHSTKGLGQTGPDPKNSVTLDGVTVPMGPGVKTGVGKNSVYSLLYNEFIVYNPAQTRMRYLLRIKFNYSSLW; encoded by the exons ATGAGGAGAACCAGGTCGTCGAGGAGTCAGACTCCGGCCGCggcggagggaggaggaggagaaggaggagaaggaggaggaggagaaacccgCTCGGTGACAG TGTGGCAGTGGCAGGGGGACGGAGGTCAGTGGGAGCTCTACTCGCCGGACGCCAGCGCCTTGTTGGACGCCGCCGTCTCTTCGGGAGAAACCTCCGTCTCGCTCGCTCTGGGACCGGGGACGCCCTACCAAGTCGACCTGAAGAAGATGCTGCAGATTAATCCCGTCACGAAATACAAGAGGAAGATTCGCTCTCAAACAGTCaagtcag AGACTGTTACTGAAGCCAGTGACTCTACTGCTCTCAATGGGATGATAGTTCAagttaaagaggaggaggaagagaaggaggaggaggaggaagaggaggagaaacctgCAGCTAAGAGGAGGAAGGCGCAAAGCAAGAGTCAGACAAAAGCCAAGAAACCACCGAAAGAAGAGATAAAAACTGAAG AGGTCACGAGGACGTTGGTGATGAAGGGCAAAGCTCCGGTGGACCCTGAATGCAAAGCCAAACTTGGAAAG GCTCACGTTTACTCTGAAGGAAACGATGTTTACGACGTGATGTTAAACCAG ACAAATCTCCAGTTTAACAACAACAAGTATTACCTGATCCAGCTGCTGAAGGACGACAGCTCCAAGCTGTACAGCGTGTGGCTGCGTTGGGGCCGAG TGGGCAAAGTGGGTCAAAACAGCCTCACACCCTGTGGTGGAGATCTGCTGAAAGCCAAAGATTTCTTCAAGAAGAA GTTCTTGGATAAGACCAAGAATGAGTGGGAACATCGGGCCACTTTTGAGAAAGTGGCTGGAAAATACGACATGGTGTTCATGGACTACAGCACAAATGAAAAG CAGGAGGAGTCCACAGTGAGCATCGTTcccaaagagaagaagagctcCACGCTGGACGTGAAGATCCAGTCTCTCCTGGAGCTGATCTGTGACCTTAAGACCATGGAGGAGTGTGTGCTGGAGATGAAGTTCGACACTCGGAAAGCTCCTCTCG GCAAACTGACCTCGGAGCAGATCCGTGCAGGCTACAGTGCGCTTCAGAGAATCGAGGCGTGTCTGAAGAAGAAGGGAAACCAGCGCCTGCTGCTGGAGGCCTGCAACCAGTTCTACACCCGCATCCCTCACGACTTTGG CTTGAAAACCCCCCCGCTCATCAACacggaggaggagctgaaggaaaAGATTGCACTGCTGGAG GCTCTGAGTGACATCCAGATAGCCGTGAAAATGGTCCAGTCCAGTGAGGGGGGGGATGAACATCCTCTGGACAGACAGTACAGCTCCCTCCAGTGCAAGCTACAGCCTCTGGACTCCAGCAGTGATGAGTTCAAG GTTATAGAGAAATACCTGCTGTCCACTCACGCCTCCACCCACCAGGACTACACCATGAGCGTCCTGGACATGTTCTCCGtggacagagacggagagagcaACAGCTTCATCTCACAGATTCACAACAG GACTCTGCTGTGGCACGGATCCCGTCTGTCTAACTGGGTCGGGATCCTCAGTCAGGGGCTCAGAGTGGCCCCCCCCGAAGCCCCGGCCACGGGATACATG TTTGGTAAAGGGATCTACTTTGCTGACATGTCGTCAAAGAGCGCCAACTACTGCTTCACCAATCAGAACAATCACATTGGCctgttgctgctgtgtgag GTCGCCCTCGGAGACAGTCACGAGCTGCTCGATGCCGACTACGAGGCCGGTAACCTGCCTGCTGGAAAACACAGCACCAAGGGCCTGGGACAGACCGGACCCGACCCCAAGAACTCAGTCACCC